Part of the Bacteroidota bacterium genome is shown below.
ACCTCTACACCCACCTCGAAACCATGCAGCAGCACCTGGACCAGTGGCTAGAACACTACAACTATGAACGACCCCACAGAGGATATCGAAACAATGGACTGAGGCCAGCTGAAACAGTTCGAAAATTCAGCTCTCAAAATCAAAAAACATCAACCCAAAATGAAAGACATGAAGGCTAGTAGTACATCTAAGAAAACCTGCTAGTCAAGCCCCCTTCTTTATTTCGACTCTTTTTTGCCATTTAGGTAGTACCACATAGCTAGACAGGGCCGTGGCCCAGCCATAGAGATACCAGAATAATTCGAGCAACGGGAGTTTAAGTAGGCCGGGCCGGGTGCGCAGCTGCCTACTTGCCCGGGAGAGGCTGTGTATTTTCAGGCAGAGGGGCACTAGCCACAGCCAGGCATGTGCGGGGCTATAGGCTAGGTGGGCAGCACATGCCAGCGGCACCAGGCCCTGCAGGCCCAGGGCCAGCTGCCAGTGGCGCCGGTAGTGGCGCGCCGCAGTTAGGTGTCGCCGTTTCTGCTGCATCCATACCCGGGCGGTGTGGGGCAGTGGGCTGTGCGTGTAGGCATGGGGGCATGGCTGCACACGGACGGCCAGACCCCGCCGCCGGTGCTGGATAAACAGGTCGTCGTCGCCAGACAGGCAGTGCGCAAATGCCGCCCAGCTGTGCTCCGGATGCGCTGCCTTTCGGTAGGCCAGGTTTCTACCTACGGCCATGTAGGGGGTGCCCACCCCTGCCATGCCCAGCATGAGCCAGCTGGTGTGCAGGTGCTCGTAGGCCATCACATCTCCCCAGAACCCCTTGGGTGCCTGCAGGGCACCGTGCCCGATTACCACGTCGGCTCCGGCCAGCAGGGGCTGCTGCATTAGCTGCGCCCACTGGGGGCCAAAGGTGCAGTCGGCATCCGTCTGTAGCACCATACTGTGGCGGCACCGCTGCAGGCCCTGGTGTAGGGCCCACTTCTTGGGGCTCC
Proteins encoded:
- a CDS encoding integrase core domain-containing protein, with the translated sequence LYTHLETMQQHLDQWLEHYNYERPHRGYRNNGLRPAETVRKFSSQNQKTSTQNERHEG
- a CDS encoding glycosyltransferase produces the protein MTDELQLLQALAPGFIGVLWAYYLGQCLWVHLGWLRLLRGPCPAVPTAPAPPLSILIPYHNEASTLPRLLACLAAQQHPALEIVLVDDRSVDEGPAQVAAWAAKQTHSVQQLRIAETPTGWSPKKWALHQGLQRCRHSMVLQTDADCTFGPQWAQLMQQPLLAGADVVIGHGALQAPKGFWGDVMAYEHLHTSWLMLGMAGVGTPYMAVGRNLAYRKAAHPEHSWAAFAHCLSGDDDLFIQHRRRGLAVRVQPCPHAYTHSPLPHTARVWMQQKRRHLTAARHYRRHWQLALGLQGLVPLACAAHLAYSPAHAWLWLVPLCLKIHSLSRASRQLRTRPGLLKLPLLELFWYLYGWATALSSYVVLPKWQKRVEIKKGA